In Lutra lutra chromosome 5, mLutLut1.2, whole genome shotgun sequence, a single genomic region encodes these proteins:
- the PCYOX1L gene encoding prenylcysteine oxidase-like yields MARAARLLAALAAILAAAATGGDARPSKIAVVGAGIGGSAVAHFLQQHFGPRVQIDVFEKGTVGGRLATISVNKQHYESGAASFHSLSLHMQDFVKQLGLRHRREVVGRSAIFSGEHFVLEETDWYLLNLFRLWWHYGISFLRLQMWVEEVMEKFMRIYKYQAHGYAFSGVEELLYSLGESAFVNMTQRSVAESLLQVGVTQRFIDDVVSAVLRASYGQSASMPAFAGAMSLAGAQGSLWSVEGGNKLVCSGLLKLTKANVIHATVTSVTLQNTEGKPLYYVEYENEVGNGSDFYDIVVIATPLHLDNSSSSITFEGFDPPINAAQGSFQPTVVSLVHGYLNSSYFGFPDPKLFPFASILTTDFPNFFCALDNICPVNISANFRRKQPQEAAVWRVQSPKPLLRSQLKTLFRSYYSVQTAEWRAHPVYGSPGTLPRFALHDQLFHLNALEWAASSVEVMAVAAKNVALLAYNRWYQDLDKIDQKDLMHKVKTEL; encoded by the exons ATGGCCCGCGCTGCCCGGCTCCTCGCCGCGCTGGCCGCGATCCTGGCCGCCGCCGCCACAGGCGGAGACGCCCGGCCCAGCAAAATCG CCGTGGTTGGGGCCGGAATCGGGGGCTCCGCCGTAGCCCATTTCCTCCAGCAACACTTTGGGCCCCGGGTGCAGATCGACGTGTTTGAGAAGGGGACTGTGGGTGGCCGCCTGGCCACCATCTCCGTCAATAAGCAGCACTACGAGAGCGGGGCCGCCTCCTTCCACTCCCTGAGCCTGCACATGCAGGACTTCGTCAAGCAGCTGG GCCTGAGGCACCGGCGAGAGGTGGTGGGCAGGAGCGCCATCTTCAGCGGGGAGCACTTCGTGCTGGAGGAGACGGACTGGTACCTGCTGAACCTCTTCCGCCTCTGGTGGCACTACGGCATCAGCTTCCTGCGGCTGCAGATGTGGGTGGAGGAGGTCATGGAGAAGTTCATGAG GATCTACAAGTACCAGGCCCATGGTTACGCTTTCTCGGGCGTGGAGGAGCTGCTCTACTCACTGGGGGAGTCTGCCTTCGTCAACATGACCCAGCGCTCCGTGGCGGAGTCCCTGCTCCAAGTGGGCGTCACTCAGCGCTTTATCGACGATGTTGTCTCCGCTGTCCTGCGGGCCAGCTATGGCCAGTCTGCATCAATGCCCGCCTTCGCCG GAGCCATGTCACTAGCTGGGGCGCAGGGCAGCCTGTGGTCTGTGGAAGGAGGTAACAAGCTGGTCTGCTCCGGCCTGCTGAAGCTCACCAAGGCCAACGTGATCCACGCCACAGTGACCTCTGTGACCCTACAGAATACGG AAGGGAAACCCTTGTACTATGTGGAGTACGAGAACGAGGTGGGCAATGGGTCCGACTTCTATGACATAGTGGTCATCGCCACGCCCCTGCACCTGGACAACAGCAGCAGCTCCATCACCTTTGAAGGCTTCGACCCGCCCATCAATGCCGCCCAGGGCTCTTTCCAGCCCACCGTGGTCTCCTTGGTCCACGGCTACCTCAACTCTTCCTACTTCGGTTTCCCCGACCCCAAGCTCTTCCCCTTCGCCAGCATCCTCACCACAGATTTCCCCAACTTCTTCTGCGCCCTGGACAACATCTGTCCTGTAAACATCTCGGCCAACTTCCGGCGGAAGCAGCCCCAGGAGGCCGCTGTCTGGCGAGTCCAGTCCCCCAAGCCCCTCCTCCGGTCCCAGCTGAAGACCCTCTTCCGCTCCTACTACTCGGTGCAGACTGCCGAGTGGCGGGCCCACCCCGTGTATGGTTCCCCCGGCACCCTCCCGCGCTTCGCCCTCCACGACCAGCTCTTCCACCTCAATGCCCTGGAGTGGGCGGCCAGCTCGGTGGAGGTGATGGCCGTGGCTGCCAAGAACGTGGCCCTGCTGGCCTACAACCGCTGGTACCAGGACCTGGACAAGATCGACCAAAAGGATCTGATGCACAAGGTGAAAACCGAGCTATGA